Proteins encoded together in one Erinaceus europaeus chromosome 11, mEriEur2.1, whole genome shotgun sequence window:
- the ADAR gene encoding double-stranded RNA-specific adenosine deaminase isoform X4 → MDPRLRPRPGHSLHGSNRQPGRGYEHAKARPTQLGITAPLGAFQLQQIEFLKGRLPGAPLTQTQTPPLLPCAPAFLPPFFPRYPPSFLPGHPPGPPGPPARDWPLEIWSVPRDIPPQIQEPPRGSHPTLQWGQPWSSVDRLSSRFQELKISQDPEQKILQFLGELGEGQVTTALELSQKLRTPKREVNYILYSLWKKGKVEQKVGTPPLWRSSAVLPQAQIPESCSQGAPHSDLSCEPEDRSPTPDSEKPLEPSDMAEIKEKICDYLFNASNASALNLAKSIGLSKARDVSTVLIDLERQGDVRRQGTTPPIWYLTDKKRERIQVKRSSGQAQEAAPATACQPMGSAEPPAWDTPTGGTFSTKVTTIKVENGQEPAGKVESRPEARPELKWPRPSISNNGPSRAGFLDFDNGQWASDDIPDDLNSIRTAPGEFRAIMEMPSFYSQVAPRCSSYKKLTDCQAKNPVSGLLEYAQFSSQTCDFNMIEQSGPPHEPRFKFQVVISGREFPPAEAGSKKVAKQDAALKAMTILLAEAKAKDSGRPEELYVYSAEKEAETAESLPSASSTTSLFSGKSPVTTLLECVHKLGSSCEFRLLSREGPAHDPKFQYCVAVGSQTFPTASAASKKVAKQMAAEEAMKALQEEAANSALPEDQPGSSSSESFDNLESVMPNKVRRIGELVRYLNTNPVGGLFEYARSHGFAAEFKLVDQSGPPHEPKFVYQAKVGGRWFPAVCAHSKKQGKQEAADAALRVLIGEQEKAERLGFTEVTPVTGASLRRTMLLLSRSPDAQPKTLPLTGSTFHDQIAMLSHRCFNTLTNSFQPSLLGRKILAAIIMKKDVEDLGVVVSLGTGNRCVKGDSLSLKGETVNDCHAEIISRRGFIRFLYSELMKYNHHTAKDSIFELAKGGEKLQIKKTVSFHLYISTAPCGDGALFDKSCSDRAMENSDSRHYPVFENPKQGKLRTKVENGEGTIPVESSDIVPTWDGIRLGERLRTMSCSDKILRWNVLGLQGALLTHFLQPVYLKSVTLGYLFSQGHLTRAICCRMTRDGNSFQDGLRYPFTVNHPKVGRVSVYDSKRQSGKTKETSLNWCLNDGYDLEILDGTRGTVDGPGNELSRVSKKNIFLLFKKLCSFRSRRDLLKLSYGEAKKAARDYEIAKNYFKKSLRDMGYGNWISKPQEEKNFYLCPV, encoded by the exons gGGCATTCCCTCCACGGCTCCAATCGACAACCAGGGCGTGGCTATGAGCATGCCAAGGCCAGACCCACGCAGCTGGGCATCACAGCACCCCTGGGTGCTTTCCAGCTCCAGCAGATAGAGTTCCTCAAGGGACGGCTCCCCGGAGCACCACTGACCCAGACGCAGACACCACCACTGCTGCCCTGCGCCCCTGCTTTCTTGCCACCCTTCTTTCCTAGATACCCACCATCATTCCTCCCGGGGCATCCACCAGGGCCTCCAGGACCACCTGCCAGAGACTGGCCTCTGGAAATCTGGAGTGTCCCCAGGGACATACCTCCCCAAATCCAGGAGCCCCCAAGAGGGTCCCATCCTACCCTCCAATGGGGCCAACCATGGAGCAGTGTTGACAGGCTCTCCTCCCGCTTCCAGGAGCTGAAGATCAGCCAGGACCCTGAGCAGAAGATCCTCCAGTTCTTAGGGGAGCTTGGGGAGGGACAGGTCACCACAGCACTTGAACTGTCCCAGAAGCTCAGGACCCCAAAGAGGGAAGTCAACTACATTCTTTACTCCCTGTGGAAGAAGGGCAAGGTAGAACAGAAGGTGGGGACCCCACCTTTGTGGAGAAGCTCAGCCGTCTTGCCTCAGGCTCAGATCCCAGAGAGCTGTAGCCAAGGAGCACCTCACTCAGACCTCAGCTGTGAACCTGAAGACAGAAGCCCCACGCCAGACTCAGAGAAGCCCCTGGAGCCCTCCGACATGGCTGAGATCAAGGAGAAGATCTGTGACTACCTGTTCAATGCCTCCAATGCTTCTGCCCTGAACTTGGCGAAGAGCATAGGGTTGTCCAAGGCCCGGGATGTGAGCACAGTGCTCATTGACCTGGAGAGGCAGGGGGACGTGCGCAGACAGGGGACCACACCCCCCATCTGGTATCTGACAGACAAGAAGCGAGAGCGGATCCAGGTTAAGAGAAGTTCTGGCCAGGCCCAGGAGGCAGCTCCAGCCACTGCCTGCCAGCCCATGGGCAGTGCAGAGCCCCCTGCCTGGGATACACCTACGGGGGGCACCTTCAGCACCAAAGTGACCACGATCAAAGTAGAGAACGGGCAGGAGCCTGCTGGAAAGGTGGAGAGCAGGCCAGAGGCCCGGCCTGAGCTTAAATGGCCAAGGCCATCCATTTCCAACAATGGCCCCTCCAGAGCCGGCTTCTTGGACTTTGATAATGGCCAGTGGGCCTCAGATGACATCCCCGATGACCTGAACAGCATCCGCACAGCCCCAGGTGAGTTCCGAGCCATCATGGAGATGCCCTCCTTCTACAGCCAGGTCGCGCCACGGTGCTCATCCTACAAGAAACTCACAGACTGCCAGGCGAAGAACCCCGTCAGCGGGCTCTTAGAGTACGCTCAGTTCTCTAGTCAGACCTGTGACTTCAACATGATAGAGCAGAGTGGACCACCCCATGAGCCTCG ATTTAAATTCCAAGTTGTCATCAGTGGCCGAGAGTTTCCCCCAGCTGAAGCTGGCAGCAAGAAAGTGGCCAAACAGGATGCAGCTCTGAAAGCCATGACAATTCTGCTTGCGGAGGCGAAGGCTAAGGACAGTGGAAGACCAGAAGAGCTCTACGTCTATTCtgcagagaaagaggcagag aCGGCAGAGTCCCTGCCCAGCGCCTCTTCAACAACATCCTTGTTCTCTGGGAAGAGTCCTGTCACTACACTGCTTGAGTGTGTCCACAAGCTGGGGAGCTCCTGTGAATTCCGCCTCCTATCAAGAGAAGGCCCTGCCCATGACCCCAA ATTCCAGTACTGTGTTGCAGTGGGATCCCAAACTTTCCCCACTGCGAGTGCCGCCAGCAAGAAAGTGGCCAAGCAGATGGCAGCAGAGGAGGCCATGAAAGCTCTGCAGGAGGAGGCCGCCAACTCAGCCCTGCCAGAAGACCAG CCAGGAAGCAGCAGCTCTGAATCCTTTGATAACTTGGAATCTGTGATGCCCAACAAGGTCCGAAGGATTGGCGAGCTGGTCAGATACCTGAACACCAATCCAGTGGGTGGCCTGTTTGAATACGCCCGCTCCCACGGCTTCGCGGCCGAGTTCAAGTTGGTAGACCAGTCCGGACCTCCACATGAGCCCAA GTTTGTTTACCAGGCGAAGGTTGGGGGTCGCTGGTTCCCTGCAGTCTGTGCACACAGCAAGAAGCAAGGCAAACAGGAGGCAGCAGACGCGGCTCTGCGCGTCCTGATTGGGGAGCAGGAGAAGGCTGAGCGCCTAGGTTTCACAGAGGTAACCCCAGTGACAGGGGCCAGTCTCAGAAGAACTATGCTCCTCCTCTCGAGGTCCCCAGACGCACAGCCAAAGACA CTCCCTCTCACAGGCAGCACCTTTCATGACCAAATAGCCATGTTGAGCCACCGCTGCTTCAACACGCTCACCAACAGCTTCCAGCCTTCCCTGCTCGGCCGCAAGATCCTGGCAGCCATCATCATGAAGAAAGATGTCGAGGATCTGGGCGTGGTGGTTAGCCTGGGGACAG GGAACCGTTGTGTGAAAGGAGACTCTCTGAGCCTGAAGGGAGAAACCGTCAATGACTGCCATGCAGAGATCATCTCCCGGAGAGGCTTCATCAG GTTTCTCTACAGTGAGCTGATGAAGTACAACCACCACACGGCCAAGGACAGCATATTTGAGCTAGCCAAGGGAGGAGAGAAGCTCCAGATCAAGAAGACcgtgtctttccatctctatatCAG CACGGCCCCGTGTGGGGACGGTGCCCTCTTTGACAAGTCCTGCAGTGACCGGGCCATGGAGAACTCAGACTCACGCCACTACCCGGTCTTTGAGAATCCCAAACAAGGCAAGCTCCGCACCAAAGTGGAGAATG GAGAGGGTACAATCCCAGTAGAGTCCAGCGACATTGTGCCCACATGGGATGGCATCCGGCTGGGGGAGAGGCTCCGCACCATGTCCTGCAGTGACAAGATCCTGCGTTGGAACGTGCTAGGCCTGCAGGGGGCACTGCTCACCCATTTCCTGCAGCCAGTGTACCTCAAATCTGTCACACTTG GTTACCTTTTCAGCCAAGGGCATCTGACTCGAGCCATTTGCTGTCGTATGACAAGAGATGGAAATTCCTTTCAGGATGGCCTGCGATATCCCTTCACTGTCAACCACCCCAAG GTGGGCCGTGTCAGCGTGTATGATTCCAAGAGGCAATCCGGGAAGACCAAGGAGACAAGCCTCAACTGGTGTCTGAATGATGGCTATGACCTGGAGATCCTAGATGGAACTAGAGGCACCGTGGATGG GCCAGGGAATGAATTGTCCCGAGTCTCCAAAAAGAACATTTTTCTTCTGTTTAAGAAGCTGTGCTCCTTCCGGTCCCGCAGGGACCTGCTTAAACTCTCCTATGGGGAGGCCAAGAAGGCCGCCCGCGACTACGAGATAGCCAAGAACTACTTCAAAAAGAGCCTGAGGGACATGGGCTATGGGAACTGGATCAGCAAGCCCCAGGAGGAAAAGAACTTCTACCTCTGTCCAGTATAG
- the ADAR gene encoding double-stranded RNA-specific adenosine deaminase isoform X3, whose amino-acid sequence MTSAPRAWPLIPPRRARTTWWGWTCECRRVPVLAATGRCDPGHSLHGSNRQPGRGYEHAKARPTQLGITAPLGAFQLQQIEFLKGRLPGAPLTQTQTPPLLPCAPAFLPPFFPRYPPSFLPGHPPGPPGPPARDWPLEIWSVPRDIPPQIQEPPRGSHPTLQWGQPWSSVDRLSSRFQELKISQDPEQKILQFLGELGEGQVTTALELSQKLRTPKREVNYILYSLWKKGKVEQKVGTPPLWRSSAVLPQAQIPESCSQGAPHSDLSCEPEDRSPTPDSEKPLEPSDMAEIKEKICDYLFNASNASALNLAKSIGLSKARDVSTVLIDLERQGDVRRQGTTPPIWYLTDKKRERIQVKRSSGQAQEAAPATACQPMGSAEPPAWDTPTGGTFSTKVTTIKVENGQEPAGKVESRPEARPELKWPRPSISNNGPSRAGFLDFDNGQWASDDIPDDLNSIRTAPGEFRAIMEMPSFYSQVAPRCSSYKKLTDCQAKNPVSGLLEYAQFSSQTCDFNMIEQSGPPHEPRFKFQVVISGREFPPAEAGSKKVAKQDAALKAMTILLAEAKAKDSGRPEELYVYSAEKEAETAESLPSASSTTSLFSGKSPVTTLLECVHKLGSSCEFRLLSREGPAHDPKFQYCVAVGSQTFPTASAASKKVAKQMAAEEAMKALQEEAANSALPEDQPGSSSSESFDNLESVMPNKVRRIGELVRYLNTNPVGGLFEYARSHGFAAEFKLVDQSGPPHEPKFVYQAKVGGRWFPAVCAHSKKQGKQEAADAALRVLIGEQEKAERLGFTELPLTGSTFHDQIAMLSHRCFNTLTNSFQPSLLGRKILAAIIMKKDVEDLGVVVSLGTGNRCVKGDSLSLKGETVNDCHAEIISRRGFIRFLYSELMKYNHHTAKDSIFELAKGGEKLQIKKTVSFHLYISTAPCGDGALFDKSCSDRAMENSDSRHYPVFENPKQGKLRTKVENGEGTIPVESSDIVPTWDGIRLGERLRTMSCSDKILRWNVLGLQGALLTHFLQPVYLKSVTLGYLFSQGHLTRAICCRMTRDGNSFQDGLRYPFTVNHPKVGRVSVYDSKRQSGKTKETSLNWCLNDGYDLEILDGTRGTVDGPGNELSRVSKKNIFLLFKKLCSFRSRRDLLKLSYGEAKKAARDYEIAKNYFKKSLRDMGYGNWISKPQEEKNFYLCPV is encoded by the exons gGGCATTCCCTCCACGGCTCCAATCGACAACCAGGGCGTGGCTATGAGCATGCCAAGGCCAGACCCACGCAGCTGGGCATCACAGCACCCCTGGGTGCTTTCCAGCTCCAGCAGATAGAGTTCCTCAAGGGACGGCTCCCCGGAGCACCACTGACCCAGACGCAGACACCACCACTGCTGCCCTGCGCCCCTGCTTTCTTGCCACCCTTCTTTCCTAGATACCCACCATCATTCCTCCCGGGGCATCCACCAGGGCCTCCAGGACCACCTGCCAGAGACTGGCCTCTGGAAATCTGGAGTGTCCCCAGGGACATACCTCCCCAAATCCAGGAGCCCCCAAGAGGGTCCCATCCTACCCTCCAATGGGGCCAACCATGGAGCAGTGTTGACAGGCTCTCCTCCCGCTTCCAGGAGCTGAAGATCAGCCAGGACCCTGAGCAGAAGATCCTCCAGTTCTTAGGGGAGCTTGGGGAGGGACAGGTCACCACAGCACTTGAACTGTCCCAGAAGCTCAGGACCCCAAAGAGGGAAGTCAACTACATTCTTTACTCCCTGTGGAAGAAGGGCAAGGTAGAACAGAAGGTGGGGACCCCACCTTTGTGGAGAAGCTCAGCCGTCTTGCCTCAGGCTCAGATCCCAGAGAGCTGTAGCCAAGGAGCACCTCACTCAGACCTCAGCTGTGAACCTGAAGACAGAAGCCCCACGCCAGACTCAGAGAAGCCCCTGGAGCCCTCCGACATGGCTGAGATCAAGGAGAAGATCTGTGACTACCTGTTCAATGCCTCCAATGCTTCTGCCCTGAACTTGGCGAAGAGCATAGGGTTGTCCAAGGCCCGGGATGTGAGCACAGTGCTCATTGACCTGGAGAGGCAGGGGGACGTGCGCAGACAGGGGACCACACCCCCCATCTGGTATCTGACAGACAAGAAGCGAGAGCGGATCCAGGTTAAGAGAAGTTCTGGCCAGGCCCAGGAGGCAGCTCCAGCCACTGCCTGCCAGCCCATGGGCAGTGCAGAGCCCCCTGCCTGGGATACACCTACGGGGGGCACCTTCAGCACCAAAGTGACCACGATCAAAGTAGAGAACGGGCAGGAGCCTGCTGGAAAGGTGGAGAGCAGGCCAGAGGCCCGGCCTGAGCTTAAATGGCCAAGGCCATCCATTTCCAACAATGGCCCCTCCAGAGCCGGCTTCTTGGACTTTGATAATGGCCAGTGGGCCTCAGATGACATCCCCGATGACCTGAACAGCATCCGCACAGCCCCAGGTGAGTTCCGAGCCATCATGGAGATGCCCTCCTTCTACAGCCAGGTCGCGCCACGGTGCTCATCCTACAAGAAACTCACAGACTGCCAGGCGAAGAACCCCGTCAGCGGGCTCTTAGAGTACGCTCAGTTCTCTAGTCAGACCTGTGACTTCAACATGATAGAGCAGAGTGGACCACCCCATGAGCCTCG ATTTAAATTCCAAGTTGTCATCAGTGGCCGAGAGTTTCCCCCAGCTGAAGCTGGCAGCAAGAAAGTGGCCAAACAGGATGCAGCTCTGAAAGCCATGACAATTCTGCTTGCGGAGGCGAAGGCTAAGGACAGTGGAAGACCAGAAGAGCTCTACGTCTATTCtgcagagaaagaggcagag aCGGCAGAGTCCCTGCCCAGCGCCTCTTCAACAACATCCTTGTTCTCTGGGAAGAGTCCTGTCACTACACTGCTTGAGTGTGTCCACAAGCTGGGGAGCTCCTGTGAATTCCGCCTCCTATCAAGAGAAGGCCCTGCCCATGACCCCAA ATTCCAGTACTGTGTTGCAGTGGGATCCCAAACTTTCCCCACTGCGAGTGCCGCCAGCAAGAAAGTGGCCAAGCAGATGGCAGCAGAGGAGGCCATGAAAGCTCTGCAGGAGGAGGCCGCCAACTCAGCCCTGCCAGAAGACCAG CCAGGAAGCAGCAGCTCTGAATCCTTTGATAACTTGGAATCTGTGATGCCCAACAAGGTCCGAAGGATTGGCGAGCTGGTCAGATACCTGAACACCAATCCAGTGGGTGGCCTGTTTGAATACGCCCGCTCCCACGGCTTCGCGGCCGAGTTCAAGTTGGTAGACCAGTCCGGACCTCCACATGAGCCCAA GTTTGTTTACCAGGCGAAGGTTGGGGGTCGCTGGTTCCCTGCAGTCTGTGCACACAGCAAGAAGCAAGGCAAACAGGAGGCAGCAGACGCGGCTCTGCGCGTCCTGATTGGGGAGCAGGAGAAGGCTGAGCGCCTAGGTTTCACAGAG CTCCCTCTCACAGGCAGCACCTTTCATGACCAAATAGCCATGTTGAGCCACCGCTGCTTCAACACGCTCACCAACAGCTTCCAGCCTTCCCTGCTCGGCCGCAAGATCCTGGCAGCCATCATCATGAAGAAAGATGTCGAGGATCTGGGCGTGGTGGTTAGCCTGGGGACAG GGAACCGTTGTGTGAAAGGAGACTCTCTGAGCCTGAAGGGAGAAACCGTCAATGACTGCCATGCAGAGATCATCTCCCGGAGAGGCTTCATCAG GTTTCTCTACAGTGAGCTGATGAAGTACAACCACCACACGGCCAAGGACAGCATATTTGAGCTAGCCAAGGGAGGAGAGAAGCTCCAGATCAAGAAGACcgtgtctttccatctctatatCAG CACGGCCCCGTGTGGGGACGGTGCCCTCTTTGACAAGTCCTGCAGTGACCGGGCCATGGAGAACTCAGACTCACGCCACTACCCGGTCTTTGAGAATCCCAAACAAGGCAAGCTCCGCACCAAAGTGGAGAATG GAGAGGGTACAATCCCAGTAGAGTCCAGCGACATTGTGCCCACATGGGATGGCATCCGGCTGGGGGAGAGGCTCCGCACCATGTCCTGCAGTGACAAGATCCTGCGTTGGAACGTGCTAGGCCTGCAGGGGGCACTGCTCACCCATTTCCTGCAGCCAGTGTACCTCAAATCTGTCACACTTG GTTACCTTTTCAGCCAAGGGCATCTGACTCGAGCCATTTGCTGTCGTATGACAAGAGATGGAAATTCCTTTCAGGATGGCCTGCGATATCCCTTCACTGTCAACCACCCCAAG GTGGGCCGTGTCAGCGTGTATGATTCCAAGAGGCAATCCGGGAAGACCAAGGAGACAAGCCTCAACTGGTGTCTGAATGATGGCTATGACCTGGAGATCCTAGATGGAACTAGAGGCACCGTGGATGG GCCAGGGAATGAATTGTCCCGAGTCTCCAAAAAGAACATTTTTCTTCTGTTTAAGAAGCTGTGCTCCTTCCGGTCCCGCAGGGACCTGCTTAAACTCTCCTATGGGGAGGCCAAGAAGGCCGCCCGCGACTACGAGATAGCCAAGAACTACTTCAAAAAGAGCCTGAGGGACATGGGCTATGGGAACTGGATCAGCAAGCCCCAGGAGGAAAAGAACTTCTACCTCTGTCCAGTATAG